A genome region from Glutamicibacter arilaitensis Re117 includes the following:
- a CDS encoding ISL3-like element ISAar23 family transposase, producing the protein MHHSIYTPANLTTFTNLDGLGLTAIGQRLTPKKAEILCQVTNPDPWCQTCGTPGNPRDTVTRRLAHEPFGWRPTVLVIKHRRYRCNHCQRVWREDLSQAVAPRQKISRTGLRWALAGLVTQHLSVSRIAEGLGVTWNTANEAVLAEGQRLLIDDPTRFNGVKVLGVDEHVWRHTKSGDKYVTVIVDLTPVKAGTGTARLLDMIPGRSKAVFKTWLAERGEAWKNNVEVVAMDGFTGFKSAAAEELPQAVEVLDPFHVVKLGSEALDQARQRVQREQYGRRGRKDDPLYKCRRTLTTGLSLATEKQKQRVEDLFNVAKHEPVQLVWSVYQRMVDAYRQKKPEIGRWAMEQLINEIGTKVPKGLPELKKLGGTLRRRKPDVLAYFDHVGSSNGPTEALNGRLEHLRGIALGFKNLAHYIARSLLETGGFRSRLHPES; encoded by the coding sequence GTGCACCATTCTATCTATACCCCCGCAAATCTCACGACTTTCACCAACCTTGACGGACTGGGACTCACCGCCATCGGGCAGCGCCTCACGCCGAAGAAAGCTGAGATCCTCTGCCAAGTGACCAACCCTGACCCATGGTGCCAAACGTGCGGAACGCCCGGAAATCCACGCGATACCGTCACCCGGCGCCTGGCCCACGAACCGTTCGGATGGCGGCCCACCGTCCTGGTGATCAAGCACCGCCGCTACCGCTGCAACCACTGCCAACGAGTCTGGCGTGAAGACCTCAGCCAAGCGGTAGCGCCACGACAGAAAATCAGCCGGACCGGGCTACGCTGGGCTTTGGCCGGGCTAGTCACCCAGCACCTGTCAGTCTCACGGATTGCCGAAGGGCTCGGTGTCACCTGGAATACCGCCAACGAAGCAGTGCTGGCCGAAGGCCAGCGCCTGCTGATAGATGACCCAACCCGGTTCAACGGAGTCAAAGTGTTGGGAGTTGATGAGCACGTGTGGCGGCATACCAAAAGTGGAGACAAGTACGTGACGGTCATTGTTGACCTCACCCCGGTGAAGGCTGGCACTGGCACCGCACGATTGCTCGACATGATTCCCGGACGTTCCAAGGCCGTGTTCAAGACCTGGCTTGCTGAACGCGGTGAAGCATGGAAAAACAATGTTGAGGTGGTCGCGATGGACGGGTTCACCGGCTTCAAAAGCGCTGCTGCTGAGGAACTGCCCCAAGCCGTAGAAGTCTTGGACCCTTTTCATGTGGTCAAGCTCGGCTCCGAGGCGTTGGACCAGGCCAGACAACGAGTTCAGCGTGAACAATATGGGCGGCGTGGCCGGAAAGATGATCCGCTGTATAAGTGCCGGCGTACGCTGACTACAGGTTTATCGCTGGCCACAGAGAAACAGAAACAGCGCGTTGAAGACCTGTTCAACGTTGCGAAGCACGAGCCTGTGCAATTGGTCTGGAGCGTTTACCAGAGGATGGTTGATGCCTACCGGCAGAAGAAGCCCGAGATCGGGCGGTGGGCCATGGAGCAACTGATCAACGAGATCGGTACGAAGGTGCCCAAGGGTTTACCGGAGTTGAAGAAGCTCGGTGGTACGCTGCGCAGGCGGAAACCGGATGTCCTCGCGTACTTTGATCACGTTGGCAGTTCCAATGGGCCTACTGAAGCGCTCAATGGGCGGTTGGAGCACCTGCGGGGTATCGCTTTGGGGTTCAAGAATTTGGCGCACTATATTGCACGGTCATTGTTGGAAACCGGTGGCTTTAGATCGCGTTTACACCCTGAATCCTGA
- a CDS encoding NAD(P)H-binding protein encodes MKVLLVSCGDVATEAGLRFHAHGHEVTAWRRQADKLPGLFTGHSVDLLVPAKWPAIDPETDIVVLTPVPVTRDAEGYQRSYLNVAKELATRVAADCPKLRRFIYVSSSAVMGGEAGQWVDESAPLAPTRETSKVLAQTEIALAGSGLPVTILRASGIYGPGRTRLVDIVRSGTAQLPIQSHWTNRIHRDDLAQAIVHVAALGEQAAELYLASDSAPAQLGEVYEFLAKQLDLPVPPGASEAPTRSAADRRLDNARLLASGLQLEYPSYAQGYRHILEGTSTRHQ; translated from the coding sequence GTGAAGGTATTACTGGTCAGCTGCGGAGATGTCGCTACCGAAGCCGGACTGCGTTTCCACGCCCATGGCCATGAGGTCACTGCCTGGCGCCGCCAGGCAGACAAGCTCCCTGGCCTATTCACAGGCCACAGCGTGGACTTGCTCGTGCCTGCTAAGTGGCCGGCCATCGACCCGGAAACCGACATCGTGGTACTGACCCCCGTTCCGGTCACGCGCGACGCTGAAGGCTACCAACGCAGCTACTTGAACGTGGCCAAGGAGCTGGCTACCCGCGTCGCGGCGGACTGCCCGAAGCTGCGACGTTTCATCTACGTCTCCTCCAGCGCCGTCATGGGCGGTGAAGCAGGTCAATGGGTCGATGAATCCGCGCCGTTGGCTCCAACCCGCGAGACTTCGAAGGTCTTGGCGCAGACCGAAATCGCGCTCGCCGGCAGCGGATTGCCAGTGACCATTTTGCGAGCCTCTGGAATTTACGGACCGGGACGCACCCGCCTGGTCGACATAGTTCGCTCAGGCACTGCGCAGCTGCCAATACAGTCGCACTGGACCAATCGCATCCACCGCGATGATCTGGCCCAAGCCATAGTCCATGTCGCCGCTCTTGGCGAGCAGGCAGCGGAACTGTATCTGGCCAGCGACAGCGCCCCGGCTCAGCTCGGCGAGGTCTACGAGTTCCTTGCCAAGCAACTCGACCTACCCGTACCGCCAGGTGCCTCCGAAGCGCCGACACGTAGTGCTGCGGACCGGCGGCTGGATAATGCTCGACTGTTAGCTAGCGGATTACAGCTCGAATATCCCAGCTATGCCCAGGGATATCGCCACATCCTCGAAGGAACTTCCACTCGCCACCAGTAA
- a CDS encoding MFS transporter produces the protein MGASARCVIFAAVAFFSMLGEGMAVFALTLATADELGSWGVTALFLAGLVPPVVFAPWVGRWVDGSALWRVWIINLGLHVLVFAAMALAGSIIASLALLSVASVCAVVNGAVIFKLIPRIRGGFSVARASSFLVVATSLAGIIAPAVASFVFAARGLGVVLWCAALGFVILAVAAVLLFSSQRSNPDETAASAAPTAPHAAAAARSTAVLLHDWRLRVLLLPMAAIVLFTAAEGVAGVFYLREVTATDTGYAVLLGAWSLGAVAGSLVGGNQRFGARSALPILLGGAGVGAAILVEGLWANPAGLAVVFLLGGVGNGLHNTGVRTAIYDYVPESRHGAAWAQLRMMINIMVALGYLVGTPGLFVEPAQLVIVFSGAGTLLAIALSLVLLKRRNGQSPISNR, from the coding sequence ATGGGTGCGTCAGCGCGTTGCGTGATCTTTGCTGCCGTGGCCTTCTTCTCCATGCTCGGCGAGGGCATGGCCGTTTTCGCTTTGACCCTTGCAACGGCAGACGAACTGGGGTCATGGGGCGTCACCGCATTATTCTTGGCAGGGCTGGTGCCTCCGGTGGTCTTTGCTCCTTGGGTGGGGCGCTGGGTGGACGGTTCTGCGCTTTGGCGCGTATGGATCATCAATCTAGGTCTGCACGTGCTGGTATTTGCAGCCATGGCGCTGGCCGGAAGCATCATTGCCAGCTTGGCTTTGTTGTCCGTGGCCAGCGTTTGCGCAGTCGTCAACGGTGCAGTGATCTTCAAACTCATCCCACGAATCCGCGGGGGATTCAGCGTCGCCCGGGCCAGCAGCTTTCTTGTGGTGGCGACCTCGCTGGCCGGCATCATTGCCCCTGCCGTTGCTTCCTTCGTTTTTGCAGCACGTGGCCTGGGTGTTGTGCTGTGGTGCGCGGCGTTAGGTTTCGTGATCCTCGCCGTGGCGGCGGTGCTGCTCTTTTCTTCGCAGCGCTCGAATCCGGATGAAACTGCTGCTTCCGCCGCGCCTACCGCGCCGCATGCGGCCGCTGCTGCACGAAGCACCGCGGTCTTGCTGCACGACTGGCGTCTGCGTGTGCTGTTGCTTCCAATGGCGGCCATTGTGTTGTTCACGGCTGCCGAGGGGGTGGCCGGGGTGTTCTATCTGCGTGAAGTGACCGCCACGGACACCGGGTACGCGGTACTGCTGGGGGCTTGGTCGCTGGGAGCTGTGGCCGGTTCGCTGGTTGGCGGCAACCAGCGGTTTGGCGCGCGCAGCGCGCTGCCGATCCTGCTCGGTGGTGCTGGAGTCGGAGCCGCAATTCTGGTTGAGGGGCTTTGGGCTAATCCTGCGGGTCTGGCTGTGGTCTTCTTACTGGGCGGAGTGGGCAACGGGCTGCATAATACTGGGGTGCGAACGGCGATCTACGACTACGTGCCAGAATCCCGGCATGGTGCGGCGTGGGCCCAGCTTCGGATGATGATCAACATCATGGTTGCGCTGGGATATCTTGTCGGGACCCCGGGGTTGTTTGTTGAGCCTGCCCAGCTGGTTATCGTCTTTTCCGGTGCCGGGACGCTACTGGCTATCGCCCTGAGCCTTGTATTGCTCAAGCGCAGGAACGGACAAAGTCCTATCTCGAATCGATGA
- a CDS encoding LexA family protein: MADEQEMMPPGASHGPVQAVSAMGFPSPARDYFDGGLDLNRLLVRDRVSTFIMRVSGNAMQSAGIHDGDEVIVDRSLSVRHGSVVIVNLNGQMLVRRWQIDGQEVGLLSDESPLPVVLTEGDEVNVFGVITRCLHHVR; this comes from the coding sequence GTGGCTGACGAACAAGAAATGATGCCTCCGGGTGCCAGCCATGGACCGGTCCAAGCGGTCTCTGCAATGGGATTCCCCTCGCCAGCCCGCGATTATTTCGACGGCGGCCTGGATCTGAACCGTTTGCTGGTGCGTGACCGGGTTTCCACCTTCATCATGCGCGTCTCCGGCAACGCCATGCAATCAGCAGGAATCCATGACGGCGATGAAGTAATCGTGGACCGTTCGCTCTCCGTGCGCCATGGCTCTGTGGTGATCGTGAACCTCAACGGGCAGATGCTGGTGCGCCGCTGGCAGATCGATGGCCAAGAAGTCGGGCTGCTCAGCGATGAATCGCCGCTGCCTGTGGTGCTGACCGAAGGCGATGAAGTCAACGTTTTCGGCGTGATTACCAGGTGCCTGCATCATGTCCGCTGA
- a CDS encoding Y-family DNA polymerase, which translates to MSADHVALVDVNNFYVSCERAFDYSLRNRPVVVLSNNDGCVVARSQEAKDLGIPTGEPFFKVQRYMDSHNLAVRSSNYELYGDMSARVMELLGRYGTWHEVYSIDESFVGLEGNLEQVRSVAAQIRAAIDQSIGLPVCVGVSSTKTLAKLANHIAKHNPGLGGVCVQQLMDPEVLENILHRVPVTDVWGVGRKTGAKLAAMGIESIADLQAADPLAIRKKFSVVLQRTVFELNGQRCIGPVEERADRGQVMFTRSFSTPVRTHEAMEEVMSIYAQKAASRLAREGRYAALLTVTAGTSRFARGEASFPSAQVRLPRPTRDPILLSKLAIAAMRDLMQPGIDYVRGGVILSGLSDSPGEQQLDLFGQSTDPAAEEQENVSSVVQDISVRFGAKSIGLGHAGMAKSPEWSMKREHISQRYTTDWDELLVVQA; encoded by the coding sequence ATGTCCGCTGATCACGTGGCCCTGGTGGACGTGAATAACTTCTACGTCTCCTGCGAGCGGGCCTTCGACTATTCGCTGCGCAATCGCCCGGTTGTGGTGCTATCGAACAATGACGGCTGCGTGGTCGCTCGTTCCCAGGAAGCCAAGGATCTGGGTATTCCTACGGGGGAGCCGTTCTTCAAGGTCCAGCGCTATATGGACTCCCATAACCTTGCGGTGCGTTCGAGCAACTATGAGCTGTACGGCGACATGTCCGCCCGCGTCATGGAATTGCTAGGCCGTTATGGAACCTGGCACGAGGTGTACTCCATCGACGAGTCCTTCGTCGGGCTGGAAGGCAATCTGGAACAGGTGCGCAGTGTTGCCGCCCAAATCCGTGCTGCCATTGACCAGAGCATTGGCTTGCCGGTGTGTGTTGGCGTCTCATCAACCAAGACCCTGGCGAAGCTGGCCAACCATATCGCCAAACACAATCCGGGACTTGGCGGAGTTTGCGTCCAGCAGCTCATGGACCCCGAAGTGCTGGAGAATATTCTGCACCGAGTGCCGGTGACCGATGTCTGGGGAGTGGGCCGCAAGACCGGTGCCAAGCTGGCAGCGATGGGTATTGAATCCATCGCGGACCTGCAGGCAGCTGATCCGCTGGCGATCCGCAAGAAGTTTTCGGTCGTCTTGCAGCGAACGGTCTTCGAACTCAATGGGCAACGTTGCATCGGACCGGTGGAAGAACGAGCGGACCGCGGCCAAGTCATGTTCACCCGTTCCTTCTCCACTCCGGTACGAACCCATGAGGCAATGGAAGAAGTCATGTCGATCTATGCGCAAAAGGCCGCCAGCCGGCTGGCTCGCGAAGGCCGATATGCAGCACTGCTCACCGTGACCGCGGGAACGAGCCGATTCGCCCGGGGAGAAGCGTCCTTCCCGAGCGCACAGGTGCGCCTGCCCCGGCCGACACGGGATCCCATTCTGCTCAGCAAGCTGGCCATTGCTGCGATGCGCGACCTGATGCAGCCGGGAATTGACTACGTCCGCGGGGGAGTGATCCTTTCAGGGCTTAGTGATTCACCCGGAGAACAACAGCTGGATCTCTTTGGACAGAGCACGGATCCGGCTGCCGAAGAACAAGAAAATGTCTCCTCGGTAGTTCAAGATATTTCCGTTCGCTTCGGAGCCAAGTCCATCGGCCTGGGGCATGCAGGAATGGCTAAGAGCCCTGAATGGTCGATGAAACGTGAACACATTTCACAGCGCTACACCACGGACTGGGACGAGCTCTTGGTGGTTCAGGCCTAG
- a CDS encoding glycoside hydrolase family 3 N-terminal domain-containing protein: MTTRAKQLLSAGMLMTLMLASCSAPNAGKPAPSTPTTSVNISSGPTAPAQPTAPSQTSASSSHLDTMPTQSQQPSPREQAEALANELSVSEQASSLVMAGVPATGASAAEISALKKQGISNVFLRGRSQLSVKQTSVKVQQITQSLEANVPADLPVWVATDQEGGFVRVQQGPGFTELPTALTQGGWSPSKLKRELGAVGKQLVEAGINVNLAPVADVVPAELGTGNAPIGYFGREYAHGATAVAKTMATVNEALHSQGVQPVVKHFPGLGRVAKNTDTNSGVADTKIDANSSDLQPFERAIEQDKSWVMVSNARYAKLDAKNDAPFSSKIITGLLREQMGYEGIVISDDLCEAKQVSYLQVGERAVKFVAAGGTLPLCVESAPAITMAKALAAEAKADGKFAAKVKEAAVKILEEKLSARQAARRQIKRVGPGCFLTR; the protein is encoded by the coding sequence ATGACAACACGTGCCAAGCAGCTCTTGTCAGCCGGAATGCTGATGACGCTGATGCTCGCTAGCTGCAGTGCGCCGAATGCAGGAAAACCGGCTCCGAGCACGCCAACGACCAGTGTCAACATCTCCAGTGGTCCGACGGCTCCTGCGCAGCCAACTGCTCCCAGCCAGACCAGCGCATCTAGCAGCCACCTCGACACGATGCCCACGCAGAGCCAGCAACCTTCACCGCGTGAGCAAGCCGAAGCATTGGCAAACGAACTAAGCGTCAGCGAACAGGCTTCCAGCCTCGTGATGGCTGGTGTCCCGGCGACGGGAGCGAGTGCAGCTGAAATTTCTGCGCTGAAGAAACAGGGAATTTCCAATGTGTTCCTGCGCGGGCGCTCGCAGTTGTCTGTGAAACAGACTTCCGTCAAGGTTCAGCAAATTACGCAGAGCTTGGAAGCCAACGTGCCGGCGGACTTGCCGGTATGGGTGGCTACCGACCAAGAAGGTGGTTTTGTTCGGGTGCAGCAGGGCCCGGGTTTCACCGAACTGCCAACCGCGTTGACGCAGGGAGGCTGGTCCCCCTCGAAGCTGAAACGTGAGCTCGGCGCAGTGGGCAAGCAGCTGGTTGAGGCGGGCATTAACGTGAACCTGGCTCCGGTGGCTGATGTGGTTCCTGCCGAACTCGGCACCGGCAATGCGCCTATCGGCTACTTTGGCCGCGAATACGCCCACGGTGCCACCGCGGTTGCCAAAACGATGGCAACAGTGAATGAAGCGCTTCATTCCCAAGGAGTGCAGCCGGTGGTCAAGCACTTCCCCGGGCTGGGCCGTGTCGCCAAAAACACCGATACCAATAGCGGGGTGGCCGATACGAAAATTGATGCGAACTCCAGTGATCTGCAGCCCTTCGAACGGGCTATCGAGCAGGACAAATCGTGGGTCATGGTTTCCAACGCCCGCTATGCCAAATTAGATGCGAAAAACGATGCACCGTTTTCATCGAAGATCATTACCGGCTTGCTGCGCGAGCAAATGGGATACGAGGGAATCGTGATTTCTGATGACCTCTGTGAAGCCAAGCAGGTGAGTTATCTTCAGGTGGGCGAGCGTGCAGTGAAGTTCGTTGCCGCTGGCGGAACCTTGCCTTTATGCGTGGAATCAGCTCCGGCGATCACCATGGCGAAGGCTCTGGCTGCCGAGGCTAAAGCAGATGGGAAATTCGCGGCCAAGGTAAAAGAAGCCGCCGTGAAGATCCTCGAGGAGAAGCTCAGCGCACGCCAAGCCGCACGGAGACAAATTAAAAGAGTAGGCCCGGGATGCTTCCTTACTCGCTAG
- a CDS encoding S8 family peptidase: MVTRRTQKVPHLILGSATALALAVTLSGPASAAGIPQPGDGENAASLPITSSSALSNLKVSGPLAKATGEVSVYVQLQGDGAFETVEKSGKKKDAAKVKKIGKEVKAKGKQLAAEANSKVIYTTHNALKGVALTGDAADLRKLAQRSDVAKISSIVPKKPSNRSSVVDTGALESWKSLDKTGDGVKVAVLDTGVDYTHASFGGPGTLEGYKEAQASEELPSADSGLIDSNKFIGGWDLVGDDYNADSSADTYQPIPHPDSNPLDCQAAGHGSHVAGTTAGYGVNADGSTFTGDYSSLDADALSEMKVGPGSAPNAQLIGIRVFGCGGSSSVVGQALDYVLDPNGDGDFSDRADVVNMSLGSDHSPTEDPENDIVDALSAAGILSVVASGNAGDVTDVGGSPGNSRSSLTVANSIGSHVTLEKIQIDGPEDVAGAASGQYSANFNYTNADPAALSGEAVMAPADNAFGCDAFEPGSLEGKWVWLQWSENGEFPCGSGVRFNNAEAAGATGVLLDAELNLFDAGIAGNATIPGAQFTLDESNKLRPAAEAGTLKVTLSPDFVGGSSSESGVADTLNSSSSRGVHGSNGVVKPDVAAPGTQIGSVGVGTGTGTAVMTGTSMATPLVAGIAALVLEDSDYSPYEAKSVIMNTAATDIKDANGNAYGPNRVGSGRVMADAALETPAFAYDSEAADLTSVVFGVIEVDGKKNFSAKREITVENTSDKAQTYDANYVAATTIPGATFTLDRNSVTVPAGGSAKLNVTLSVDPQQWAKTIDPTMATTQSGLARAWVADVSGRVELSASDVPTLRIPVQAAPKLSADMEGKLKKLKKGADTTTLSLKGNDITAGAGATSVTSLLGAFELGASSERGDDSLDNIPAARSMDLKHVGASSTAPRTGIADGQLNIGISTWDNWAHLAGGTELDVEIDTNGDGEADFVTFNTAFDEVDLDLAATFNLATGEQVDLQPVNGVLGDVDTNTYDTNVAILPVSLSALGLDEDSKEISYRVLGYSWYNTDDNGAMIPVDQTDWIEFNVAEPQVDFGAEGSLFTDLKGTKIPVTVADSSKASKALLLHMHNASGDRAQVLEVTDGKVKGKK; encoded by the coding sequence ATGGTCACTCGCCGCACGCAGAAGGTGCCGCACCTGATTTTGGGATCAGCCACTGCACTTGCATTGGCTGTTACCTTGTCAGGACCGGCAAGCGCAGCAGGAATCCCCCAACCAGGTGACGGTGAAAACGCCGCATCTTTGCCAATCACCAGCTCATCAGCACTTTCCAACCTGAAAGTCTCCGGACCGCTGGCCAAAGCCACCGGTGAAGTCTCTGTCTACGTCCAGCTCCAAGGCGATGGCGCCTTCGAGACTGTAGAGAAGTCAGGCAAGAAGAAGGACGCCGCCAAGGTCAAGAAGATCGGCAAGGAGGTCAAGGCCAAGGGCAAGCAGCTGGCGGCCGAGGCCAACTCCAAGGTCATCTACACCACGCACAATGCACTGAAGGGTGTAGCCCTGACCGGTGATGCCGCTGACCTGCGAAAGCTTGCACAGCGTAGCGACGTTGCCAAGATCAGCTCCATTGTTCCCAAGAAGCCTTCAAACCGCAGCTCGGTAGTTGATACCGGTGCTCTGGAATCGTGGAAGTCCCTGGACAAGACCGGCGACGGCGTGAAGGTAGCTGTCTTGGATACCGGCGTGGACTACACCCACGCAAGCTTCGGCGGCCCAGGCACCTTGGAAGGCTACAAGGAAGCGCAGGCTTCTGAAGAACTGCCAAGCGCAGACTCCGGTCTGATCGATAGCAACAAGTTCATTGGCGGCTGGGACTTGGTTGGCGATGACTACAACGCTGATTCCTCGGCCGATACCTACCAGCCAATCCCTCATCCAGACTCTAACCCGCTGGACTGCCAGGCTGCCGGACACGGTTCCCACGTTGCCGGCACCACCGCAGGCTACGGCGTCAATGCCGATGGATCGACTTTCACCGGGGATTACTCCTCGCTGGATGCCGATGCATTGTCAGAGATGAAGGTCGGCCCGGGCTCGGCTCCTAACGCTCAGCTAATCGGCATCCGCGTCTTCGGTTGCGGCGGTTCTTCCTCGGTCGTGGGCCAGGCACTGGACTACGTGCTGGATCCAAACGGCGACGGCGATTTCTCCGACCGTGCAGACGTGGTCAACATGTCTCTTGGTTCCGATCATTCCCCTACGGAAGACCCTGAAAACGACATTGTCGATGCCTTGAGCGCGGCCGGCATCCTTTCGGTTGTCGCCTCCGGCAACGCCGGCGATGTCACCGATGTCGGCGGTTCGCCAGGCAACTCCCGTTCCTCGCTGACCGTGGCCAACTCCATTGGATCGCATGTCACCTTGGAGAAGATCCAGATCGATGGTCCAGAAGACGTTGCCGGAGCAGCCTCGGGCCAGTACTCGGCTAACTTCAACTACACCAACGCGGATCCAGCTGCGCTGTCCGGCGAGGCCGTCATGGCCCCTGCCGATAACGCTTTCGGTTGCGACGCATTTGAACCAGGTTCATTGGAAGGCAAGTGGGTTTGGCTGCAGTGGAGCGAAAACGGCGAGTTCCCTTGTGGTTCCGGCGTTCGCTTCAACAATGCTGAAGCCGCCGGTGCCACCGGTGTCCTGCTGGATGCAGAATTAAACCTGTTCGATGCAGGTATCGCTGGCAACGCGACCATCCCAGGTGCGCAGTTCACCCTGGATGAGTCCAACAAGCTGCGTCCGGCAGCTGAAGCTGGCACCTTGAAGGTCACCTTGTCACCTGATTTCGTCGGTGGATCCTCCAGCGAATCAGGCGTTGCCGATACGCTGAATTCCTCGTCTTCACGTGGCGTCCACGGTTCCAATGGCGTGGTCAAGCCAGATGTGGCTGCTCCAGGCACCCAGATCGGTTCGGTTGGCGTTGGTACCGGTACGGGCACTGCCGTAATGACCGGTACGTCGATGGCAACCCCGCTGGTTGCAGGTATCGCGGCATTGGTTCTGGAGGACAGCGACTACAGCCCATACGAGGCTAAGAGCGTCATCATGAACACCGCCGCAACCGATATCAAGGATGCCAACGGGAACGCCTATGGCCCGAACCGTGTTGGTTCCGGCCGTGTCATGGCTGATGCAGCGCTTGAGACCCCTGCCTTCGCGTACGATTCTGAAGCAGCGGATCTGACCAGCGTGGTCTTCGGTGTCATCGAAGTCGATGGCAAGAAGAACTTCAGTGCCAAGCGTGAAATCACCGTCGAGAACACCAGCGACAAGGCGCAGACCTACGACGCCAACTACGTCGCTGCGACCACGATCCCAGGTGCGACTTTCACCCTGGATCGCAACAGCGTTACGGTTCCAGCTGGCGGTAGCGCCAAGCTGAACGTCACTTTGAGCGTCGACCCGCAGCAGTGGGCCAAGACCATCGATCCAACCATGGCTACCACCCAGTCGGGTCTGGCTCGCGCTTGGGTTGCCGACGTTAGCGGCCGCGTGGAACTGAGCGCAAGCGATGTTCCTACCCTGCGCATTCCAGTCCAGGCAGCACCAAAGCTTAGCGCAGACATGGAAGGCAAGCTCAAGAAGCTGAAGAAGGGCGCGGATACCACCACCCTGAGCCTGAAGGGCAATGACATCACCGCTGGTGCAGGCGCCACTTCGGTCACTTCCCTGCTCGGAGCATTCGAGCTGGGCGCTTCAAGCGAACGCGGCGATGATTCGCTGGACAACATCCCTGCTGCCCGTTCCATGGACCTGAAGCACGTTGGCGCATCGAGCACCGCTCCGCGAACCGGCATTGCTGACGGCCAGCTGAACATCGGCATTTCCACTTGGGACAATTGGGCCCACCTGGCTGGCGGTACCGAGCTGGATGTCGAGATCGATACCAATGGCGACGGCGAGGCTGACTTTGTCACCTTCAACACGGCATTCGACGAAGTAGACCTCGATTTGGCTGCGACCTTCAACCTGGCTACCGGAGAACAGGTCGACCTGCAGCCGGTGAACGGTGTCCTCGGCGATGTCGATACCAACACCTACGACACCAACGTGGCGATCCTGCCAGTTTCCCTCTCGGCCCTGGGCCTGGATGAAGACTCCAAGGAAATCTCCTACCGTGTCCTTGGCTACTCCTGGTACAACACCGATGACAACGGTGCGATGATCCCAGTTGACCAGACCGACTGGATCGAGTTCAACGTGGCTGAGCCACAGGTTGATTTCGGCGCGGAAGGCAGCCTGTTCACTGATCTGAAGGGCACCAAGATTCCAGTAACCGTTGCTGATTCCAGCAAGGCCTCCAAGGCCCTGCTGCTTCACATGCACAACGCCAGTGGCGATCGTGCACAGGTGCTGGAAGTAACCGATGGAAAGGTGAAGGGCAAGAAGTAG
- a CDS encoding FBP domain-containing protein, which yields MQPLTEKTIRSSFVNASRQEAKKLTLPENFDSLDWDSLEYLGWRDPKMMQRGYLFHTDDSGRTRGILLRPTDGGRKPTNAAMCEMCRDVNIPCAVGMWTTKRAGQAGRDGDTLGTLICLNFECSRNVRIPPPKNPIYPDPMVVVAQRIELLDERVQSFLSRL from the coding sequence ATGCAGCCATTAACCGAAAAAACCATTCGCTCTTCCTTCGTCAACGCCAGCCGTCAGGAAGCCAAGAAACTGACGTTGCCCGAAAACTTCGACTCCCTCGACTGGGACTCCTTGGAGTACCTGGGCTGGCGGGATCCGAAGATGATGCAGCGCGGCTATCTTTTCCACACCGATGACTCTGGCCGAACCCGCGGCATCCTGCTGCGTCCCACCGATGGCGGCCGCAAGCCGACCAACGCCGCCATGTGCGAAATGTGCCGTGACGTGAACATACCTTGCGCCGTAGGAATGTGGACGACCAAGCGCGCCGGCCAAGCCGGACGTGACGGCGACACGCTGGGAACGCTGATCTGCTTGAACTTCGAGTGCTCGCGAAATGTGCGCATTCCGCCTCCGAAGAATCCGATCTATCCGGATCCGATGGTGGTCGTTGCCCAGCGCATTGAGCTGCTCGACGAGCGAGTGCAGAGCTTCTTGAGCCGACTCTAA